A region from the Vicia villosa cultivar HV-30 ecotype Madison, WI linkage group LG3, Vvil1.0, whole genome shotgun sequence genome encodes:
- the LOC131661855 gene encoding protease Do-like 7 has product MEDPSERLGSGDLDSVSAVKTDDFSMEIDPPFQENAVTAEDWRKSLSKVVPAVVVLRITATRAFDTESASASYATGFVVDKRRGIILTNRHVVKPGPVVAEAMFLNREEVPVHPIYRDPVHDFGFFRYDPSAIQFLNYEEIPLAPEGACVGLEIRVVGNDSGEKVSILAGTLARLDRDAPHYKKDGYNDFNTFYMQAASGTKGGSSGSPVIDWQGRAVGLNAGSKTTSASAFFLPLERVVRALRYLQKGRETYVDKWMAVSIPRGTLQVTFLHKGFDETRRLGLRSETEQTVRHASPASETGMLVVESAVPGGPGYKHLEPGDVLVRVNGEVITQFLKLETILDDSVNSNIELQIERGGVSKSLTLMVQDLHSITPNHFLQVSGAIIHPLSYQQARNFRFQCGLVYVTEPGYMLFKAGVPRHAIIKKFAGEEISCLEELISVLSKLSRGARVPLEYISYVDRHRRKSVLVTVDRHEWYAPPQIYTRDDSTGLWIAKPAFQSDSPFLSSGTKDVGNLASSPISLTGEHACGGDVSEGNHHELVDGVTSMETNYEESSEGVSHHSGSDGIVKKRRVDDLSTDGSVADISLNESEETKLEKSGAIQDDGLMDYQGATAATANASITERVIESTLVMFEVHVPPSCMLDGVHSQHFFGTGVIIYQTQDMGLVAVDKNTVAVSSSDVLLSFAAFPIEIPGEVVFLHPVHNYALISYDPSALGPVGASVVRAAELLPEPALCRGDSVYLVGLSRSLQATSRKSVVTNPCAALNIGSADSPRYRATNMEVIELDTDFGSSFSGVLTDEHGRVQALWGSFSTQLKFSGSTSEDHQFVRGMPIYAISQVLDKIISAANGPPLLINGVKRPMPLVRILEVELYPTLLSKARSFGLSDVWIQALVKKDPIRRQVLRVKGCLAGSKAENLLEQGDMILAINKKPVTCFLDIENACQALDKSNTNDGLLQMTIFRQGREVELLVGTDVRDGNGTTRTVNWCGCVVQDPHSAVRALGFLPEEGHGVYVARWCHGSPVHRYGLYALQWIVEINGKPTPDLDSFVNVTKELEHGEFVRIRTIHLNGKPRVLTLKQDLHYWPTWELRFNPDTAVWHRNVIKALNCNSV; this is encoded by the exons ATGGAAGATCCATCGGAGAGGTTGGGATCGGGTGATTTGGATTCCGTCTCCGCCGTTAAGACCGACGACTTCTCCATGGAAATTGATCCGCCGTTTCAGGAAAACGCTGTAACTGCCGAGGACTGGCGGAAGTCTCTCAGCAAAGTCGTTCCTGCAGTCGTCGTTCTTCGGATAACCGCTACTCGTGCTTTCGATACTGAGTCCGCTTCCGCCAGCTACGCTACTGGTTTTGTCGTTGATAAACGCCGTGGTATTATTCTCACCAATCGCCATGTCGTCAAGCCTG GACCTGTTGTTGCAGAAGCTATGTTTTTGAACCGGGAAGAGGTTCCGGTGCATCCTATATACAGAGATCCA GTTCATGATTTTGGGTTCTTTCGGTATGATCCTAGTGCTATACAATTTCTAAACTATGAAGAGATACCTCTTGCTCCCGAGGGTGCTTGTGTTGGATTAGAAATCAGAGTTGTTGGTAATGATAGTGGTGAGAAG GTTTCTATTTTGGCTGGTACTCTTGCTCGTTTGGACAGGGATGCTCCTCACTATAAAAA GGATGGGTATAATGACTTCAACACATTCTATATGCAA GCAGCATCTGGGACCAAAGGAGGATCAAGTGGTTCCCCAGTTATAGATTGGCAAGGCAGGGCAGTTGGCCTTAATGCTGGGAGCAAGACAACAAGTGCATCAGCATTCTTTTTACCTCTAGAACGA GTTGTGAGAGCATTAAGGTATCTTCAAAAGGGGAGAGAAACATATGTTGATAAATGGATGGCAGTTTCTATACCTCGCGGTACACTTCAG GTGACTTTTCTCCATAAAGGGTTTGATGAGACTCGTCGACTTGGCCTTAGAAGTGAGACAGAGCAG ACAGTACGGCATGCTTCTCCTGCCAGTGAAACTGGAATGCTTGTTGTGGAATCTGCA GTGCCAGGTGGTCCAGGCTATAAACATTTGGAACCGGGTGATGTACTTGTTCGTGTCAATGGCGAG GTCATAACTCAATTCCTGAAACTGGAGACTATACTTGATGACAGTGTAAACTCAAACATCGAATTACAAATTGAAAGAGGTGGTGTGTCAAAGAGTTTAACTCTAATG GTGCAAGATCTGCACTCAATAACTCCCAATCATTTCTTGCAAGTTAGTGGAGCAATAATCCATCCTCTTTCATATCAGCAG GCTAGGAACTTCCGATTTCAATGTGGTCTTGTTTATGTGACAGAACCAGG ATATATGCTCTTTAAAGCAGGAGTTCCCCGCCAtgcaataattaaaaaatttgctGGTGAAGAAATATCTTGCCTTGAGGAACTAATATCAGTTCTGTCTAAGCTATCAAGGGGTGCTCGAGTACCATTGGAGTATATAAGCTACGTGGATCGTCATCGAAGGAAG TCGGTGTTGGTGACGGTTGATCGCCACGAATGGTATGCTCCTCCCCAGATATACACTCGAGACGACAGTACTGGCCTGTGGATTGCTAAGCCTGCTTTTCAGTCTGATTCCCCTTTTCTATCATCTGGGACTAAAGATGTTGGAAATCTGGCCAGCAGTCCAATTTCATTAACTGGTGAGCATGCTTGTGGGGGAGATGTGTCTGAAGGTAACCATCATGAGTTGGTTGATGGTGTCACTAGCATGGAAACTAATTACGAAGAATCTTCAGAGGGTGTATCTCACCACAGTGGATCTGATGGGATAGTAAAAAAACGGAGAGTAGATGATTTATCAACTGATGGAAGTgtagctgatatttccttaaatgAATCTGAGGAAACTAAGCTAGAAAAGTCAGGTGCCATACAGGATGATGGGTTAATGGACTATCAAGGCGCAACTGCTGCTACCGCAAATGCATCGATAACTGAACGTGTGATTGAGTCTACTCTGGTGATGTTTGAG GTGCATGTTCCTCCATCTTGTATGCTTGATGGTGTTCATTCGCAGCATTTTTTTGGAACCGGTGTCATAATATATCAAACTCAAGATATGGGATTGGTTGCAGTTGACAAGAATACTGTTGCAGTATCTTCCTCTGATGTGTTGCTATCTTTTGCTGCTTTCCCCATTGAAATTCCCGGAGAG GTGGTGTTTCTCCATCCTGTTCACAATTATGCTCTCATATCATATGACCCATCTGCCTTGGGACCTGTTGGTGCTTCAGTGGTTCGTGCTGCAGAGTTACTTCCAG AGCCAGCATTATGCCGAGGAGATTCTGTTTACCTTGTGGGCTTAAGCAGAAGCCTTCAAGCAACTTCTAGGAAATCAGTTGTTACCAATCCTTGCGCTGCATTAAATATAGGATCGGCAGACTCCCCACGTTACAGAGCAACCAATATGGAAGTTATTGAGCTTGATACTG ATTTTGGTAGTTCATTTTCGGGTGTGCTAACAGACGAACATGGAAGGGTCCAGGCTTTATGGGGAAGCTTCTCTACTCAG CTGAAATTCAGTGGCAGTACATCAGAAGATCATCAATTTGTGAGGGGAATGCCGATTTATGCAATAAGCCAGGTCCTGGATAAGATCATATCTGCTGCAAATGGGCCACCTCTTCTCATAAATGGTGTCAAAAGGCCTATGCCACTTGTGAGAATATTAGAAGTTGAACTTTATCCAACATTACTTTCAAAGGCTCGCAGTTTTGGATTAAGCGATGTTTGGATTCAG GCGCTTGTTAAGAAAGATCCAATAAGACGGCAGGTTTTACGTGTTAAAGGTTGTTTGGCTGGATCAAAGGCTGAGAATCTTTTGGAGCAAGGAGACATGATTTTAGCAATCAATAAAAAACCAGTCACATGCTTCCTTGACATTGAAAATGCTTGCCAAGCCTTAGATAAATCTAATACCAATGATGGCTTGCTCCAGATGACTATTTTTCGGCAG GGACGAGAGGTTGAACTTCTTGTGGGAACAGATGTTAGGGATGGAAATGGCACAACCCGTACAGTTAATTGGTGTGGTTGTGTAGTTCAAGATCCACATTCAGCGGTACGCGCTCTTGGATTTCTTCCTGAAGAGGGTCACGGTGTATATGTGGCAAG GTGGTGTCATGGGAGTCCGGTACATAGATATGGTCTGTATGCTCTTCAGTGGATAGTTGAAATTAATGGAAAGCCAACTCCAGATCTAGATTCTTTTGTTAATGTGACTAAG GAATTAGAGCATGGAGAGTTTGTTCGTATTAGAACAATTCACCTCAATGGGAAGCCAAGAGTCCTAACATTGAAGCAAGATTTGCACTACTGGCCTACATGGGAATTGAGATTTAATCCAGACACTGCAGTTTGGCATCGAAATGTAATCAAGGCATTGAACTGCAATTCTGTATGA
- the LOC131658313 gene encoding leucine-rich repeat extensin-like protein 3 — protein sequence MASLTQSWRTQKFTIVLLFSICISFSSSVEETIITSPKKLDYPVVDQPAQYTDIKCGSCPCGYTCADQPPPPSPPPCQPPPPPPPPPPPPPPPSPPPPPPKYPSCPQNCNPLPPPPPRFIYVPPNQVNQPKPYWIYYYSGAENKGVNLLVLALGGGLSIATVFG from the coding sequence ATGGCTTCTCTGACTCAAAGTTGGAGGACTCAAAAGTTTACAATAGTGTTACTATTTAGTATATGCATTTCATTTTCCTCTTCAGTTGAAGAAACCATAATAACATCTCCAAAGAAACTAGACTATCCAGTGGTTGATCAACCGGCACAATACACTGACATCAAGTGTGGATCATGTCCTTGTGGTTATACCTGTGCTGACCAACCTCCTCCACCTTCACCACCTCCTTgtcaaccaccaccaccaccaccaccacctcctccACCACCGCCGCCGCCAtcaccacctcctcctcctcccaaaTATCCCTCGTGTCCCCAAAATTGCAACCCCTTGCCACCGCCGCCACCAAGGTTCATATATGTGCCACCGAATCAGGTAAACCAACCTAAACCATATTGGATATATTATTACTCTGGAGCTGAAAATAAAGGTGTGAATTTGCTGGTTTTGGCTTTGGGAGGAGGACTCTCAATTGCAACAGTATTTGGATGA